One genomic window of Pseudoxanthomonas sp. includes the following:
- a CDS encoding LysR family transcriptional regulator, which translates to MSNPLTPRFSYKSDRLKPLRAFCQVVRLGSVSRAAEALFVSQPAISLQLQALEREYGSHLFERSGRRLSPTREGQLLFEMAQPLVEGVDGLAANFREKVSGLDAGELNIAANSSTILYLLPRIVDAFRQQYPEVRLTLHNAISADGTDLLREDAVDLAVGSMVDVPSDLSYEPVYRFEPMLITPHDHPLARKSKVTLEDISPYGLILPPRRQITYRLVDLTFQQARVPYNVVLEVGGWEVIKQYVAMGMGLSIVSSICLDDGDRGRIAARSLSAYFPSRSYGVVVRKGKYLSPQARAFIALIRPDLFHQRDYDESGHSER; encoded by the coding sequence ATGAGCAATCCGCTAACTCCCCGTTTTTCCTACAAATCCGATCGTCTGAAGCCGCTGCGCGCCTTCTGCCAGGTGGTGCGCCTGGGCTCGGTCTCGCGCGCCGCGGAGGCCTTGTTTGTCAGCCAGCCGGCCATTTCGCTGCAGCTGCAGGCGCTGGAACGCGAGTACGGCTCGCACCTGTTCGAGCGCAGCGGGCGGCGGCTGTCACCCACCCGGGAGGGCCAGTTGCTGTTCGAAATGGCCCAGCCCCTGGTCGAGGGCGTGGACGGGCTGGCGGCGAACTTCCGCGAGAAGGTCAGCGGCCTGGACGCAGGCGAACTCAACATCGCCGCCAACAGCTCGACCATCCTGTACCTGCTGCCGCGGATCGTGGACGCCTTCCGCCAGCAGTACCCGGAGGTGCGCCTGACCCTGCACAACGCGATCAGCGCCGACGGCACCGACCTGCTGCGCGAGGATGCGGTGGACCTGGCGGTGGGTTCGATGGTCGACGTCCCGTCCGACCTGAGCTACGAGCCGGTGTATCGCTTCGAACCGATGCTGATCACCCCGCACGACCATCCGCTGGCCAGGAAATCCAAGGTCACCCTGGAAGACATTTCGCCCTACGGCCTGATCCTGCCGCCGCGCCGGCAGATCACCTACCGGCTGGTCGACCTGACCTTCCAGCAGGCGCGCGTGCCCTACAACGTGGTGCTGGAAGTCGGCGGCTGGGAGGTCATCAAGCAGTACGTGGCGATGGGCATGGGCCTGTCGATCGTCAGCTCGATCTGCCTGGACGACGGCGACCGCGGCCGCATCGCCGCGCGCTCGCTGAGCGCGTATTTCCCCTCGCGCAGTTACGGGGTGGTGGTGCGCAAGGGCAAGTACCTGTCACCGCAGGCGCGGGCCTTCATCGCGTTGATCAGGCCGGACCTGTTCCATCAACGCGACTACGACGAATCGGGGCATTCGGAACGCTGA
- the aceB gene encoding malate synthase A encodes MSAPAYALPPRDPAIAGATPGLALTRQDAGQDALLPPALLALLVTLHRAIEPARQARLTQRQARQAEFDAGALPDFRTDTAAIRADDWTVAPIPAALADRRVEITGPTDPKMVINALNSGAKVFMADFEDSTSPTWTNLLTGQRALIGAVVGDLQFSAPSVGGKPGKHYALKPRDEQATLIVRPRGWHLDEKHVLVDGAPIAGGLFDVAVFAFHNARALQAQDRGPYFYLPKLQSMEEAALWDTALSHIEAVLGLPQGQMKVTVLIETLPAVFEMHEILHALRSRIVGLNCGRWDYIFSYIKTFRAHADRVLPERGQVTMTQPFLKAYSELLIQTCHKRGAHAMGGMAAQIPINHDAAANEQAMARVRADKLREVTAGHDGTWVAHPALIPVAMQIFNEHMPQANQHGVTRADVHVSRDDLIRPSQGTISRAGFEGNVEVCVRYLAAWLDGNGCVPIHWLMEDAATAEISRTQIWQWLHTSGMHLDDGTAIDNALLQATLKRLPTTLGDTAAMPGASKVTQAIALLDELSRSDTLAEFLTLPAYALID; translated from the coding sequence ATGTCCGCACCTGCTTATGCCCTGCCTCCCCGTGATCCGGCCATTGCCGGGGCCACGCCCGGGCTTGCGCTGACCCGCCAGGACGCTGGACAGGACGCATTGCTGCCGCCGGCCCTGCTGGCCCTGCTGGTGACCCTGCACCGAGCCATCGAGCCGGCCCGCCAGGCCCGGTTGACCCAGCGCCAGGCGCGCCAGGCTGAATTCGATGCCGGTGCGTTGCCAGACTTCCGCACCGATACCGCGGCGATCCGTGCCGACGACTGGACCGTGGCGCCGATCCCGGCTGCGCTGGCCGACCGCCGCGTGGAGATCACCGGCCCGACCGATCCGAAGATGGTCATCAATGCGCTGAACTCCGGCGCCAAGGTGTTCATGGCCGACTTCGAGGATTCGACCTCGCCGACCTGGACAAACCTGTTGACCGGCCAGCGTGCGCTGATCGGTGCGGTCGTCGGCGACCTGCAGTTCTCCGCACCTTCGGTGGGTGGCAAGCCTGGCAAGCACTACGCGCTGAAGCCGCGCGACGAACAGGCCACGCTGATCGTGCGGCCGCGCGGCTGGCACCTGGACGAGAAGCACGTGCTGGTCGATGGCGCCCCGATTGCCGGTGGCCTGTTCGATGTCGCCGTGTTCGCCTTCCACAATGCGCGCGCGCTGCAGGCCCAGGACCGTGGCCCGTACTTCTACCTGCCCAAGCTGCAGTCGATGGAAGAGGCCGCGCTGTGGGATACCGCGCTGTCGCATATCGAAGCGGTGCTGGGCTTGCCGCAGGGCCAGATGAAGGTGACGGTGCTGATCGAGACGCTGCCGGCGGTGTTCGAGATGCACGAAATCCTGCATGCACTGCGCAGCCGCATCGTCGGTCTGAACTGTGGCCGCTGGGACTACATCTTTTCCTACATCAAGACCTTCCGTGCCCACGCCGACCGCGTGCTGCCCGAGCGTGGCCAGGTCACCATGACCCAGCCGTTCCTGAAGGCGTACTCGGAACTGCTGATCCAGACCTGTCACAAGCGTGGTGCCCACGCGATGGGCGGCATGGCTGCGCAGATCCCGATCAACCACGATGCGGCGGCCAACGAACAGGCGATGGCCCGGGTGCGCGCCGACAAATTGCGTGAAGTAACAGCCGGCCATGACGGTACCTGGGTTGCGCATCCAGCGCTGATCCCGGTGGCGATGCAGATCTTCAACGAGCACATGCCGCAGGCCAACCAGCACGGCGTGACCCGCGCTGATGTCCATGTGAGCCGCGATGACTTGATCCGCCCTTCGCAGGGCACGATCAGCCGCGCCGGCTTCGAAGGCAATGTCGAAGTCTGCGTGCGCTACCTGGCCGCCTGGCTGGATGGCAACGGCTGCGTGCCGATCCACTGGCTGATGGAAGACGCGGCCACGGCGGAGATCTCACGTACCCAGATCTGGCAATGGCTGCACACCAGCGGCATGCACCTGGACGACGGCACCGCGATCGACAACGCTTTGCTGCAGGCCACGCTGAAGCGGCTGCCGACCACGCTGGGCGATACCGCCGCGATGCCGGGCGCTTCCAAAGTCACCCAGGCCATCGCGCTGCTGGATGAACTCTCGCGCAGCGACACGTTGGCCGAGTTCCTCACGCTGCCGGCGTATGCGCTGATCGATTGA
- the aceA gene encoding isocitrate lyase produces the protein MSKLGTAEEIQKDWDTNPRWEGITRNYTAADVVRLRGTVPIEYSIAKLGAEKLWKSLHTEDFVNALGALTGNQAMQQVKAGLKAIYLSGWQVAADANLAGQMYPDQSLYPADSVPAVVKRINNTLLRADQLHHAEGDDSIDFLQPIVADAEAGFGGVLNAFELMKAMIEAGASGVHFEDQLASVKKCGHMGGKVLVPTREAVEKLNAARLAADVMGVPTLLVARTDAEAADLLTSDVDANDAPFTTGERTVEGFYKTRNGLDQAISRGLAYAPYADLVWCETGKPDLEFARKFAEAIHAKFPGKLLAYNCSPSFNWKKNLDDATIAKFQKEIAGYGYKFQFITLAGFHALNYSMFNLAHGYAREQMKAFVELQEAEFAAAPKGFTAVKHQREVGTGYFDQVTQAIQQGKSSTTALTGSTEEEQFTASEAPVATKAA, from the coding sequence ATGAGCAAGCTGGGCACCGCCGAAGAAATCCAGAAGGACTGGGACACCAACCCGCGCTGGGAGGGCATCACCCGCAACTACACCGCGGCCGACGTGGTGCGCCTGCGCGGCACCGTGCCGATCGAATATTCGATCGCCAAACTGGGCGCGGAGAAGTTGTGGAAGTCCCTGCACACCGAGGATTTCGTCAATGCGCTGGGCGCGCTGACCGGCAACCAGGCCATGCAGCAGGTCAAGGCCGGGCTGAAGGCGATCTACCTGTCCGGCTGGCAGGTGGCGGCCGACGCCAACCTGGCCGGGCAGATGTATCCAGACCAGTCGCTGTACCCGGCCGACTCGGTGCCGGCAGTGGTCAAGCGCATCAACAACACGCTGTTGCGCGCCGACCAACTGCACCATGCCGAAGGCGATGACAGCATCGATTTCCTGCAGCCGATCGTGGCCGATGCCGAAGCCGGTTTCGGCGGCGTGCTGAATGCGTTCGAGCTGATGAAGGCGATGATCGAGGCCGGCGCGTCCGGTGTGCATTTCGAAGACCAGCTGGCGTCGGTCAAGAAGTGTGGCCACATGGGTGGCAAGGTCCTGGTTCCCACCCGAGAGGCGGTGGAGAAGTTGAATGCCGCGCGCTTGGCCGCCGACGTGATGGGCGTGCCGACCTTGCTGGTCGCGCGTACCGATGCCGAGGCCGCGGACCTGCTGACCAGCGATGTCGACGCCAACGATGCGCCGTTCACCACCGGCGAGCGCACCGTCGAAGGTTTCTACAAGACCAGGAACGGCCTGGACCAGGCCATCAGCCGCGGCCTGGCCTATGCGCCGTACGCCGACCTGGTGTGGTGCGAGACCGGCAAGCCGGACCTGGAGTTCGCGCGCAAGTTCGCCGAAGCCATCCATGCCAAGTTCCCCGGCAAGCTGCTGGCCTACAACTGCTCGCCCAGCTTCAACTGGAAGAAGAACCTGGACGACGCGACGATTGCCAAGTTCCAGAAGGAAATCGCCGGCTACGGCTACAAGTTCCAGTTCATCACCCTGGCCGGCTTCCATGCGCTGAACTACTCCATGTTCAACCTGGCCCACGGCTATGCCCGCGAGCAGATGAAGGCCTTCGTGGAGCTGCAGGAAGCCGAGTTTGCCGCTGCGCCGAAGGGCTTCACCGCGGTCAAGCACCAGCGCGAGGTCGGCACGGGCTACTTCGACCAGGTGACCCAGGCGATCCAGCAGGGCAAGTCCTCGACCACCGCATTGACCGGCTCGACCGAAGAAGAGCAGTTCACTGCTTCGGAAGCGCCGGTCGCGACCAAGGCGGCCTGA
- a CDS encoding 2-hydroxyacid dehydrogenase → MSRHRILQLCPLSPVLDRSLSECFEVQAWWTQDDPAAFLVAAGAGIGGIATSAQLGVPGAVLDALPDLKVISSRGVGMDKIDLDSARARGIAVAGSFGTLDDCVADLAMSLVLDVMRQVSAADRYVRAGRWTQARFPLTTRVSGKRLGLVGLGQIGQVIARRAGGFDMEIRYHSRRPVADCAFMHEPDLQALARWCDVLVVAVSGGAGTRGLISAEVLEALGPQGYLVNIARGSVIDETALVSALVERRIAGAGLDVFADEPNVPQALLSLDNVVLAPHMGSGTHETRKAMEDLVLANLQHFFEAGTVLTPA, encoded by the coding sequence ATGTCCCGCCACCGCATCCTGCAGCTGTGCCCGCTGTCTCCGGTACTGGACCGGTCGTTGTCCGAATGCTTCGAGGTGCAGGCATGGTGGACGCAGGACGATCCTGCCGCGTTCCTGGTCGCAGCTGGCGCTGGCATCGGCGGCATCGCCACCAGCGCGCAACTGGGCGTGCCCGGGGCGGTGCTCGATGCGCTGCCGGACCTGAAGGTGATTTCCAGTCGTGGCGTCGGCATGGACAAGATCGACCTGGACAGCGCCAGGGCGCGCGGCATCGCCGTTGCCGGCAGCTTCGGCACGTTGGATGACTGCGTGGCGGACCTGGCGATGAGCCTGGTGCTGGATGTGATGCGCCAGGTGTCCGCGGCCGATCGCTACGTGCGCGCAGGGCGGTGGACGCAGGCGCGGTTTCCGTTGACCACGCGGGTCAGCGGCAAGCGGCTGGGCCTGGTCGGGCTGGGCCAGATCGGCCAGGTGATTGCCCGGCGGGCCGGCGGCTTCGACATGGAGATCCGCTACCACAGCCGCAGGCCGGTGGCCGATTGCGCCTTCATGCACGAGCCGGACCTGCAGGCGCTCGCACGTTGGTGCGATGTGCTGGTGGTGGCCGTGTCCGGTGGCGCGGGCACGCGCGGGCTGATCTCGGCCGAGGTGCTGGAAGCGCTGGGCCCGCAGGGCTATCTGGTCAACATCGCGCGCGGCAGTGTGATCGATGAGACGGCGCTGGTCAGCGCCTTGGTCGAGCGCCGCATCGCCGGCGCCGGCCTGGACGTGTTCGCCGACGAGCCCAACGTGCCGCAAGCCCTGTTGTCGTTGGACAACGTGGTGCTGGCCCCGCACATGGGCAGTGGCACGCATGAAACCCGCAAGGCGATGGAAGATCTGGTGCTGGCCAACCTGCAGCATTTCTTCGAGGCCGGTACGGTGCTCACGCCGGCCTGA
- a CDS encoding GFA family protein produces the protein MPPPSFNPAATRAHAQCLCGAVQLDASLPSLWLSHCHCSRCRRAHGAAFVTWVGLDEAGCALHDPGQLLRWHRADTQAERGFCTHCGSTLFFRSPRWPGELHVVVANFTTPLDRAPQAHTHWDTHVDWCAVDPNDGLPRRRSEDA, from the coding sequence ATGCCACCGCCCTCCTTCAATCCTGCAGCCACCCGCGCGCATGCGCAGTGCTTGTGCGGCGCGGTGCAGCTGGATGCCAGCCTGCCCAGCCTGTGGTTGTCGCACTGCCACTGCAGCCGCTGCCGGCGCGCGCATGGCGCGGCGTTCGTGACCTGGGTGGGACTGGACGAAGCCGGCTGCGCATTGCACGACCCGGGGCAGTTGCTGCGCTGGCACCGCGCCGACACACAGGCCGAACGCGGCTTCTGCACGCATTGCGGCAGCACGCTGTTCTTCAGGTCACCACGCTGGCCGGGCGAACTGCACGTGGTGGTCGCCAACTTCACCACGCCGCTGGATCGCGCGCCGCAGGCGCACACGCACTGGGACACCCATGTGGACTGGTGCGCGGTGGACCCGAACGATGGGCTGCCGCGACGGCGGTCCGAAGACGCCTGA